The following nucleotide sequence is from Halogeometricum borinquense DSM 11551.
CCCGGTGCGGCGACCGAACCGCGCGGTCTCGGAACTGGCGCAACCGTCTGTGATATGGACGGCGATGGGACGTTGGAACTGCTCGTCGTCCACGGCGAACTCGACTCACAACCGCTGTCACTGTACGCTGTCCGGAACGAGAACGCGTGGCTCCGGATTCGTCCGCTGACCGAACACCGCGCGCCCGCCCGTAACGCCGTCGTGACACTCCGAACCGACCGTGACACGCAGACGCGTCTGATCTGCGGCGGGTCGGGCTATCTCTGCCAGACCGAACCAGTCGCACACTTCGGTCTCGGCGGCGACACTGCGCCGTTTTCGACGCCCCGAACGGTCACGGTTCGCTGGCCCGACGGGCGTGCGCGAACTGTTGAGGCACCCGAACCGGAGTCGGAACTCACGATCACGCATCCAGCGAACCGAAACTGACCGCTGGGCGGCCGATGAGTCGGAGTTGACGCCCGCCCCAACGACTACGACGCGCGAGGCAAGTTCCGCCACCTGAGTCGGAGTGAAGTGCGTTCGGCTGTTTTCATCGTGGAGAGATGGTAGACCCGACCTCTAACCTCGGGGAGGATATCGACGAATCCGACGCCCCGTCGTGTTCGAACTGCGATGAACCGATTATCCAATCCGCGACGCACCGCGTCGTCACGTGGGTCGAAGACGAACAGGTCAAATATCGGCACTTCTGTTCGGACGACTGCCGCGACGAGTACGGTGAGTAATTACCCGTGGGAGGATGTCAGTCCACGGACGACCAGAACCGATCCACGCCGAACCGGAGCATGTCCGAACTGACCGGCGAGAACTCTTCTCGCTCGCTCTCGGGGAGGTACTCGCGGACGCTGTTCCACGAGTCTCGTGCGTAGCGTGCATCGACCAACGCACGGATGCCGACTTCCTCACTACCGCGGATGACGCGCCCGATCGTTTGTCGGGCTTTCCTGACGGCCGGGACGGTGAGAGCAGCCTCAAATCCATCGCGTGACGCTGACGCGCCCCGCGGGCTCCCGCTCGAATCGCTCGCAGGAACGTTCCCGAACTCCCGGTCGTACGCTGTTTTCACGGCCCGCGTTCGCGGACTCGACGTGTTGATGATGGGGACGCCGCAGACGACGGCGGCCGAGAGCCTGTCGCCGCGATAATCTACGCCTTCGGTGAGCGTTCCGCGCAGACTCGTCACAAGCACTTTCTCCTCGCCGCCGAAGAAGTCGGCTTTCAGGCGTTCTGTCGCGCCGTCGTCGGAAGATTCGTCTAAGAGCACAGTCTTTGACAGTCGAGTGTCGAGTTCCCCCGCCAT
It contains:
- a CDS encoding DUF7576 family protein, which translates into the protein MVDPTSNLGEDIDESDAPSCSNCDEPIIQSATHRVVTWVEDEQVKYRHFCSDDCRDEYGE